Proteins encoded together in one Bacteroidota bacterium window:
- a CDS encoding adenylyltransferase/cytidyltransferase family protein: MNSKIVSLEELAVLCSKLKSEGKTIAHCHGCFDLLHLGHIKHFEAAKKAADIVVVTLTPDRFVNKGPGRPVFNEMLRMESIAALEAVSYVALNKWDTAIETLKLIKPTFYVKGQDYKKSENDITGNINKEEEAVKSAGGQLYFTEEIQFSSSKLINAHFSPLNDSIQEYLSGLKKKHNADSIINEIEKLKNLNVLVIGDTIIDEYHTCRPLGKSSKSPTISTMFLKGESYAGGVLAIANHLDQFAGKVELVTCLGKQNPQQEIIEQKLSGNINKKFFLRNDGPTPTKRRYLDTYLNLKLFEVTFMNDTYLANDLEKEVIAHLEKALKNADMVLVADFGHGFITPGIIKFLSGSGKHLSVNAQTNSNNYGFNYITKYKRADYISIDEKELRLPFGDNYGKLENLIEQLHTITHADKIQITLGQQGSVLFEKGKFYTAPAFASSVKDSVGAGDAVLSVTSLCAYNNTPPEVLPFIGNCVGALAVEIIGNEHPVYKKDLIKFISHFLK, encoded by the coding sequence ATGAATTCGAAAATTGTAAGCCTCGAAGAATTAGCTGTACTATGTTCAAAGTTAAAAAGTGAAGGCAAAACCATTGCCCATTGTCACGGCTGTTTTGACCTGCTGCACCTGGGTCATATAAAACATTTTGAAGCCGCTAAAAAAGCTGCTGACATTGTAGTTGTAACACTTACACCCGACCGGTTTGTAAACAAAGGTCCGGGCCGCCCTGTTTTTAATGAAATGCTCCGGATGGAATCCATTGCAGCACTTGAGGCCGTTAGTTATGTTGCACTCAACAAATGGGATACAGCCATTGAAACGCTTAAATTAATTAAACCCACTTTTTATGTAAAAGGCCAGGACTATAAAAAGAGTGAGAATGATATAACAGGAAATATCAATAAAGAAGAAGAGGCGGTCAAATCAGCCGGGGGACAACTTTATTTTACCGAAGAGATCCAATTTTCTTCGTCAAAACTTATCAACGCCCACTTTAGTCCGTTAAACGATTCCATCCAGGAATACCTCAGCGGGTTAAAGAAAAAACACAACGCGGATAGTATCATTAATGAAATTGAAAAATTAAAGAATCTCAACGTACTTGTTATAGGTGATACAATAATCGATGAGTATCATACCTGCAGGCCCCTTGGGAAATCCTCAAAATCGCCTACTATCTCAACTATGTTTCTGAAAGGCGAATCCTATGCCGGCGGTGTACTGGCCATTGCCAATCACCTCGATCAGTTTGCGGGAAAAGTGGAGCTGGTTACCTGCCTGGGAAAACAGAACCCTCAGCAGGAAATCATTGAGCAAAAACTTTCCGGTAACATCAATAAAAAATTCTTCCTGCGGAACGACGGCCCCACTCCAACGAAACGCAGATACCTCGACACTTACCTTAACCTGAAATTATTCGAGGTGACATTCATGAACGATACTTACCTGGCAAACGATCTGGAAAAAGAAGTCATTGCACACCTTGAAAAAGCACTCAAAAATGCGGATATGGTATTGGTAGCTGATTTCGGGCATGGCTTTATAACACCGGGAATTATTAAATTCCTGTCCGGTTCCGGAAAACACCTTTCAGTGAACGCACAGACGAACAGTAATAATTACGGTTTTAACTATATCACAAAATATAAACGTGCAGATTATATCTCCATTGATGAAAAAGAATTACGCCTGCCTTTTGGTGATAATTACGGCAAACTCGAAAATCTTATTGAACAGCTGCATACCATAACTCATGCCGATAAAATACAAATCACCCTTGGACAACAAGGCTCAGTATTATTTGAAAAAGGAAAATTTTATACGGCGCCCGCCTTTGCCTCATCCGTAAAAGATTCGGTTGGAGCGGGAGATGCAGTATTATCCGTAACTTCATTATGCGCTTACAACAACACTCCTCCTGAAGTTTTGCCCTTCATAGGAAATTGTGTGGGAGCGCTTGCCGTTGAAATAATAGGTAACGAGCATCCTGTTTACAAAAAAGATCTGATCAAATTTATCTCTCACTTTTTAAAATAA
- a CDS encoding DUF86 domain-containing protein has translation MQPAIKNDIVFLLIILESIGKIEIYKRDFNSGEVFFTSNDQLNFNASLLLLANIGEQCSKISDELKDKYPKVEWQKIKNIRNRIVHDYTGIDSDLTFNIINTELVPLRNSIHQIIANELKTGNFNSDELKFAGKSAFYSHVNFKAFM, from the coding sequence ATGCAACCCGCAATTAAAAACGATATTGTTTTCTTATTAATTATTCTTGAATCAATCGGAAAGATAGAAATCTACAAGCGAGATTTCAATTCCGGTGAAGTTTTTTTCACATCAAATGACCAATTGAATTTCAATGCTTCTCTTCTCTTATTAGCAAATATCGGAGAACAATGCTCAAAAATAAGTGATGAATTGAAAGACAAATATCCGAAAGTTGAATGGCAGAAAATAAAGAATATCAGAAATCGTATTGTTCATGATTATACCGGCATTGACTCTGATCTCACCTTCAACATAATCAATACTGAATTAGTCCCACTCCGCAATTCTATCCATCAGATCATTGCAAACGAATTAAAAACAGGGAACTTTAACTCCGATGAATTAAAATTTGCAGGTAAAAGTGCATTTTATAGCCATGTTAATTTTAAGGCATTCATGTGA
- a CDS encoding nucleotidyltransferase domain-containing protein: protein MSVHIKTFDELTNLLRKENIFEKFGLSKIGVFGSFIRGEKYNDIDLLIEDNIEYEQRISLKQTLEKLLNTKIDIVIKKYAEPIILFRALREIKYATRN from the coding sequence ATGTCAGTACACATAAAAACCTTCGACGAACTAACGAATTTACTTCGAAAAGAAAATATTTTCGAAAAATTCGGACTTAGTAAAATCGGAGTTTTTGGGTCCTTTATTCGTGGCGAAAAATACAATGATATTGATCTGTTAATTGAAGACAATATTGAATATGAGCAGCGAATCTCGTTGAAACAAACCCTTGAAAAACTTTTAAATACAAAAATTGATATTGTAATAAAAAAATATGCCGAACCAATTATTTTGTTCCGTGCATTAAGGGAAATAAAGTATGCAACCCGCAATTAA
- a CDS encoding SIS domain-containing protein — MDISQFTANYLNAFRKALDAVEVSANSKTIPFNDAMIQAVELIKQAQQHNKKVMMVGNGGSAGIASHMAVDYWKNGGVRATAFNDSSLLTCIANDLSYAEVFSKPIEAFADKEDIAFCISSSGNSKNILNAAEQADKSGCTVITFSGFAKENPLRKRGKLNFYVPSYSYGFVEIIHNLIIHTILDAKLYCIDKKDVFNKNLPY, encoded by the coding sequence ATGGATATTTCTCAATTCACAGCCAACTACCTCAACGCATTCAGGAAAGCACTTGATGCCGTTGAAGTTTCTGCAAATAGTAAAACTATTCCTTTTAATGATGCCATGATCCAGGCTGTTGAACTGATCAAACAGGCGCAGCAACATAACAAAAAAGTGATGATGGTTGGAAACGGGGGCAGCGCAGGAATAGCCAGCCACATGGCGGTCGACTATTGGAAAAACGGAGGAGTGAGGGCCACTGCCTTCAATGATTCCTCATTATTAACCTGTATTGCCAACGACCTTAGTTACGCTGAAGTGTTTTCAAAACCCATCGAAGCCTTCGCGGATAAAGAAGATATCGCATTCTGCATCAGCAGCTCGGGAAACTCGAAAAATATTTTGAACGCCGCAGAGCAGGCCGATAAATCTGGCTGTACCGTAATTACGTTCTCCGGTTTCGCAAAAGAAAACCCTTTACGGAAAAGGGGCAAACTTAATTTCTATGTCCCCTCCTATTCCTATGGTTTTGTTGAGATCATACATAATCTTATTATCCATACTATACTTGACGCAAAATTATATTGCATTGACAAGAAGGATGTGTTCAACAAAAACTTGCCTTATTAG